In a genomic window of [Empedobacter] haloabium:
- a CDS encoding MATE family efflux transporter codes for MTNIDFTADDVRKSLFSFSVPMMLLSVLDYAGMFVALGWLLAMTELQQLPATFRIAVASVSLLEALFSGLLAAVYVYANQAFGRKDHEQCKYLLNFGFGVSVVIALVIAVTGRFCTQYLISVFGVDPLVKQQVLSYLDVYWYGYLFVIVHIYGGLLARMAGAVSVIRRFKIVTFVSSVALCPVFIWLGTRAGFGALEAAAAALMASRVAGLLVLRHDMGRHKVFPFRLGIDFVPRRLFTQWGELVRLGGAETLNSFSLSLSFYLLFLLFSFYEPGTLEAVTVTQYVTGFFQTILMSAIVTMIPFTAQNAGGRKLANIRVGVRWMASATFVLAALPMIPFILLAPHFIHFFVTDPDIAARAVSYVRITSIPWAVLMASFPFLFAIIGLGDTRGTLLLTIWSMYLCNLVPVIVIRLAFGGSLTLAAYAESVSDVLIFVGFYLYYLRKEKGLEREWAGQQAAEGSGGGKLAASGAL; via the coding sequence ATGACGAACATCGACTTCACCGCGGACGACGTCCGCAAATCCCTGTTCAGTTTTTCCGTGCCGATGATGTTGCTGTCGGTGCTCGACTATGCCGGCATGTTCGTCGCGCTGGGCTGGTTGCTGGCGATGACGGAGCTGCAGCAGTTGCCGGCCACCTTCCGTATCGCGGTCGCCTCCGTGTCGCTGCTGGAGGCGTTGTTCAGCGGCCTGCTGGCCGCCGTCTATGTGTATGCCAACCAGGCATTCGGTCGCAAGGACCATGAGCAGTGCAAGTACCTGCTCAACTTCGGCTTCGGCGTGAGCGTCGTCATCGCCCTCGTCATCGCCGTCACCGGGCGCTTCTGCACGCAGTACCTGATCTCCGTGTTCGGTGTCGACCCGCTGGTGAAACAGCAGGTACTGTCCTACCTGGACGTCTACTGGTACGGCTACCTGTTCGTCATCGTCCACATCTACGGCGGGCTGCTGGCGCGCATGGCCGGCGCCGTGTCCGTGATCCGCCGCTTCAAGATCGTCACGTTCGTCAGCAGCGTGGCGTTGTGCCCCGTCTTCATCTGGCTGGGCACGCGCGCCGGCTTCGGCGCGCTGGAAGCCGCGGCGGCCGCGCTGATGGCGTCGCGCGTGGCGGGGCTGCTGGTGCTGCGTCATGACATGGGGCGCCACAAGGTGTTCCCGTTCCGCCTCGGCATCGATTTCGTGCCGCGCCGGCTGTTTACCCAGTGGGGCGAACTGGTACGGCTGGGCGGCGCCGAGACGCTCAACTCGTTCTCCCTGAGCCTGTCCTTCTACCTGCTGTTCCTGCTGTTCTCGTTCTACGAGCCGGGCACCCTGGAGGCGGTCACGGTGACCCAATACGTGACGGGCTTCTTCCAGACGATCCTGATGAGTGCCATCGTCACGATGATCCCGTTCACGGCGCAGAACGCGGGCGGGCGCAAGCTCGCCAATATCCGCGTCGGCGTGCGCTGGATGGCCAGCGCCACGTTCGTGCTGGCGGCGCTGCCGATGATTCCGTTCATCCTGCTGGCGCCGCATTTCATCCACTTCTTCGTCACCGATCCGGACATCGCGGCGCGGGCGGTCAGCTACGTGCGCATCACGTCCATTCCCTGGGCCGTACTGATGGCGTCCTTCCCCTTCCTGTTCGCCATCATCGGCCTGGGCGACACGCGCGGCACGCTGCTGCTGACCATCTGGTCCATGTACCTGTGCAACCTGGTGCCGGTGATCGTCATCCGCCTGGCCTTTGGCGGCAGCCTGACCCTGGCCGCGTACGCGGAGTCGGTGTCGGATGTGCTGATCTTCGTCGGCTTCTACCTGTACTACCTGCGCAAGGAGAAGGGCCTGGAGCGCGAGTGGGCCGGACAGCAGGCCGCCGAAGGATCGGGCGGCGGCAAGCTTGCGGCGTCGGGAGCGCTGTGA